The Metabacillus schmidteae nucleotide sequence ATTTGATGCTTTTGATAAATTAATTGATGAACATAGACGATTTGTTGGAATAAGTGCAACTGCTAGAGTAAAGCCAGATCCAATCGAGGAGAAAACCTTTTTAGATACTATAAATCAAATGAAAATGACAATTTTGAATGAACTTGAGAAAACATTACTGGATATTGAACATGAAGGAGATAAAAATTGGAATAAAATCTACAAAGATGGAATTGAGTAATTAAACATGCTTATGTATAGAAGGGGAAGTACGCAGTTCAGTCAAATATCAAAATAGGAAAAAACTCACAATGTCATTTTAGCGAAAAGGGGATATCTACAAAGAGTAGATATTCTTTTTATATGTAGCTTGATAATATTGAAAAATTTACACAGTATCCTTAACTGGATAAAAACACACAATATACTTCATTAAATATATTACTTGTTCTTGTTTATAAAATACCATTGATAAAAAAGCACATTTCATAAATGAAAAGCACTTTTTATTATCTTCTAATAATTTTTATATGAAGCGGTACTAAAAAATAAAAAGCAATAATAAAAACAATGAAAGAAATAAACCTATTCCATCCAGAGTACTCCATGTATCCGAAATATAGCATCCCTGTCTCAATCAATAATGATAATATTGTAAATAGGATCGTTAATTTCCATTTGTTTTTTTTAGTAAAATAATTTATAAATAATATGGAAAGAGAAGTTGGTATAAACGTATAAGAGAGTATTTCTCCAATTCCTCCTGTGTTAGGATCACCTAAATCTATAAGATCGAATCCCCTGGCAATAATGCCATCGGTTATCCAAGTAAATAGACCTACAATACCAAAAGTAGTATACATTTCTATCCAGGAAATCTTTTTCTTAGGAATGAACAAAGCTGTTAAAACTAATACAATACTAATTGTAACGGGAAACCAAAGACCTTTTGCTCCCAGGTCTAAATTATGTAGAAATGTATCCATAGATACTCTCCTTTTTGGAAGTAAGCCTCTTATCTAGAAATTCAATAAATTGTATATCTTTTCAAAGATATTTTAACTCGAATAGCATGTAATTATTCACAAAGAGTTCGCAATAATTTTTCCTGAAGTCGTAAAAGATATTCATTGCAAAGTCTTCAAAAGTAGCTGCCTTTTTGACCATCCAAAATGAAAAACAAGTGGTATAATGAATGGAAAATTAATCAAGGTGGCTTTGTAATAATGATAAATTGGGTAGAAATTAAAGAGGGAAATGTAAGTTATTTTGAAATGGCTATGGAATTGTATGACAAAGCTTTTCCTATTGAAGTGAGAGAACCGCATGATATTTTTCTAAGAGGTTTACAATATGCACAAAATTATTATCATTTCTTGTTAGGGTTTGAAGGAGATCAACTTGTTTCATTTGCAACAGGACATTACTTTGCAAATATAAATTCAGGATTTATTGTGTATATTGCTACTAACCTTCATGCACGAAGTAGTGGGATAGGTTCAAAAACACTAATGAAAATAGAAGACTTATTAAATAATGACGCGATTTCAGCAGGCAACTCATCAATTAAAGCAATTTACTTAGAAACAGAAACACAAGAATTGGTACATACAGAAGTTGAAAAACAAGATTATATCAAAAGGAATAGATTCTTTTCCGGGAATAACTATGTTAAGTACAACGAAATCAACTATCTTCAACCACCTTTACATGATGATGTAAAAGATATGCCACTAAATCTTTTGATTAAGTACCCAGGCAATACTAATCTAAGTAAGGAAGAAATAAAATTAGCTGTTAAAACGATTTATAAAGAAAAGTATTTTGAGATAAATGAAATTGATAAAATGGTACTCAATCAATGTCTTAGAAAGATGGGATTTGAGGAAGATGAGTTCTTTTAAGCAATTTAACATGAGAAATAGTCAATTAAAGCGTTATGCAGCTGCTTTTTTGACTTAACTTATTCGGATTAATGCTTAGAGTTTTAACATAAAGCGCTTAATAAATTAGGTTATATGAAAAGATCGTATAAAATTGGATTTTAATACCATCTTTTTCATTTTCCTAGTAAAATAAAAGATAGAAATTTATTAAAATATAGGCATTTCTTTTGAGGGGGAAGAGAGAATGATTCGTAAGTTAAATAAAGATGACAATGATTCAGTAATGGCGCTTATTGGCCATAAGCCGGCAGAAAATTTATTTATTATAGGTGATATTGAAGCATTTGGTTATGAATCTGATATTCAAGAGATATGGGGTCAATTTCATAACGAGAAATTGATAGCTGTTTTATTACGGTACGACCGAAATTATATCCCATATAGCGAGCAATCTTATGACGTAAAGGGTTTTGCAGATATCATTAACAGTAATCCTGCTCAAATTGAAATAAGTGGATTAAAGCATGTAGTAGAGCCTTTACAAAAATTAATAAATAGGGATGTAAGAAAACATAGTGGAACTTATTATGCAAAATGTACAGGTTTAAGTTATGAGATATCTAAATCAAGAGTACAGTGTGCAAACTATTTACAGCCGTCAGAGTATGCTGAAAATGTAGAGATGTTGAGTTCAATTCCTGAATTTTCAACTGGGAATTTTAGTGTCGAAGCGAGAGAACTTGCTGAAAAATATAAAACAGGAAGAACATATGTTGTCAGAAATGAACAAGGGGTAATGGTTTCATCTGCATCTTCCACGGCTGAAAATTCTCAATCAGCTATGATCGTTGGTGTTGGGACAAGACCCGGCTTTGAACGGAAAGGCTATGCAACGATATGCATGGAAAAGCTTTGCAGTGAATTATTAGCAGAGGGGAAATCACTTTGTTTATTTTATGATAATCCTGCAGCAGGAAAAATCTATAAACGATTAGGATTCACCGACATAGGATTTTGGACAATGATTCGGTACGAATTAAAGTAATCTTCTTAGAATGGATTGGTGTTAAAAAATGAATGGGGTGTAAGAAAATGAGTAAAAGTAGGTGGATTAGATTTGTGATATATATCTTTATACTCCTTACTATTTGTATTACTTTTTTCATTTTCAAATCTTTCCAAAAAGAGTTAAAAGGGAGAACAGGGGCAAACCTTACATTCTTTGAAACGGTTAAAGCAGTAACGACACAAAACTTTGATAGTAGCCTGGAAAAAGATCTCAAGAACAGTGCAATGAAGAAAAAAGTGAACAATGTTACGATTCATTATAATGATCAAGTAGAAGATCTATTACCTAAAACGATTCAGATTTTGACGAGGGCTGACGATAAAACGATGAGATTGCTAGGAAGTTATAATATGAAACCTGTAGAT carries:
- a CDS encoding GNAT family N-acetyltransferase, whose protein sequence is MIRKLNKDDNDSVMALIGHKPAENLFIIGDIEAFGYESDIQEIWGQFHNEKLIAVLLRYDRNYIPYSEQSYDVKGFADIINSNPAQIEISGLKHVVEPLQKLINRDVRKHSGTYYAKCTGLSYEISKSRVQCANYLQPSEYAENVEMLSSIPEFSTGNFSVEARELAEKYKTGRTYVVRNEQGVMVSSASSTAENSQSAMIVGVGTRPGFERKGYATICMEKLCSELLAEGKSLCLFYDNPAAGKIYKRLGFTDIGFWTMIRYELK
- a CDS encoding GNAT family N-acetyltransferase, which encodes MINWVEIKEGNVSYFEMAMELYDKAFPIEVREPHDIFLRGLQYAQNYYHFLLGFEGDQLVSFATGHYFANINSGFIVYIATNLHARSSGIGSKTLMKIEDLLNNDAISAGNSSIKAIYLETETQELVHTEVEKQDYIKRNRFFSGNNYVKYNEINYLQPPLHDDVKDMPLNLLIKYPGNTNLSKEEIKLAVKTIYKEKYFEINEIDKMVLNQCLRKMGFEEDEFF